From Psychrobacillus sp. FSL K6-2836, a single genomic window includes:
- a CDS encoding GntR family transcriptional regulator produces MQITISNSSKEPIYEQITSQIKSSILAGELQEGEAIPSMRNLAKELQISVITTKRAYEELEKAGFIYSIVGKGSFVAEQNLEVIREKKLKVIEEQLSAVITNSREIGLSFDELQLLLKILYEE; encoded by the coding sequence ATGCAAATAACTATTTCCAACAGTTCAAAGGAACCGATTTATGAACAAATTACGAGTCAAATTAAATCGTCTATTTTAGCAGGTGAACTACAGGAGGGGGAAGCAATACCTTCCATGCGTAACCTCGCAAAGGAACTGCAAATTAGTGTGATAACGACGAAGCGTGCCTATGAGGAATTGGAGAAGGCAGGCTTTATCTACTCCATTGTCGGAAAGGGTTCTTTTGTTGCAGAGCAAAATTTAGAGGTTATAAGAGAAAAGAAGCTGAAGGTTATTGAGGAGCAACTGAGTGCGGTCATAACTAATAGCAGAGAAATTGGCCTGTCATTTGATGAACTGCAGCTGTTATTAAAGATTTTATATGAGGAGTGA
- a CDS encoding ABC transporter ATP-binding protein: MENVVEFKNVTKKFKGFSLENIDLQVKQGFITGFIGANGAGKTTTIKMMMNLLRPDVGEIKLFGLDYMKHEKAIKERIGFVYDSNVFFEGLNLKDIKRIVAPSYRNWDDTLFYRYVEKFELPLNKAIKTFSKGMQMKASLVIALSHHAELIIMDEPTAGLDPIFRRELLNLLQELMIDGNRTIFFSTHITTDLDRIADYIAFTQSGKLVFNQSIHDVVENYALVKGRLDLLDRDTEKAFINVHRATTGFEALTDNIKVVKNIFGDTVAIDHASLEDIMFYSKEGIHHV, translated from the coding sequence ATGGAGAATGTGGTTGAATTTAAAAATGTAACGAAAAAATTTAAAGGTTTTTCCCTTGAAAATATTGATTTACAAGTGAAGCAAGGTTTTATAACGGGGTTCATTGGAGCGAATGGTGCTGGTAAGACGACAACGATAAAAATGATGATGAATTTATTAAGACCAGATGTTGGGGAAATTAAGCTCTTCGGATTGGATTACATGAAACATGAGAAGGCAATAAAAGAGCGTATTGGGTTTGTATACGATAGCAATGTTTTTTTTGAAGGGCTGAACTTAAAAGATATAAAACGCATTGTAGCACCGTCTTACAGAAACTGGGACGATACATTATTTTATCGATATGTTGAAAAATTCGAATTACCACTTAATAAAGCAATAAAAACTTTCTCGAAAGGGATGCAAATGAAAGCGTCATTGGTGATAGCACTATCACATCATGCAGAGCTGATCATTATGGACGAACCTACAGCAGGCTTAGACCCCATTTTTAGACGAGAGCTGTTGAATCTTTTACAGGAATTAATGATTGATGGAAATCGTACCATTTTCTTTTCTACACATATTACAACTGATTTAGACCGTATCGCAGATTATATAGCTTTTACTCAGAGTGGGAAATTAGTATTTAATCAGTCTATTCACGACGTAGTTGAAAACTATGCCCTCGTCAAAGGGAGATTGGATCTTCTAGATAGAGACACTGAAAAGGCATTTATTAATGTTCATCGTGCAACAACAGGATTTGAAGCATTAACGGATAATATTAAAGTAGTGAAAAATATCTTCGGGGACACAGTTGCCATTGATCACGCCTCTCTGGAAGATATAATGTTTTACTCGAAAGAAGGTATACACCATGTTTAA
- a CDS encoding ABC-2 transporter permease codes for MFNLIRRDVILQKKQLILFIPFIVFFIIMEANPTLIFIIASLIIPFNAYVYDEKVETNILLNSLPYTRTEIITSRYLGAIIYMVLAIMVTSLTLFAFNKPFTMNDIAISCCLFLLFAAFTFPLFYIFKPSYIFPVIIISFLLLAGIGPNIVLFLSEHLNAITDFIFNLSVPVLYTGATLGIIVVYVISWGITNIIYQRKAF; via the coding sequence ATGTTTAATTTAATCAGACGTGATGTCATACTACAGAAAAAGCAACTAATACTCTTTATTCCTTTTATTGTATTCTTTATCATTATGGAAGCAAATCCAACTTTGATTTTTATCATTGCCAGCCTTATTATTCCATTTAACGCATATGTTTATGATGAAAAAGTAGAGACAAACATATTATTAAATTCCTTACCTTACACTCGTACGGAAATTATAACATCACGCTATCTTGGTGCTATTATTTATATGGTTTTAGCAATCATGGTAACAAGTCTAACATTGTTTGCTTTCAATAAACCTTTTACGATGAATGATATTGCGATTAGTTGTTGCTTATTCTTATTATTTGCTGCGTTTACCTTTCCATTATTTTATATATTTAAACCAAGCTATATTTTTCCGGTCATAATTATTAGCTTTCTCCTTTTAGCAGGGATAGGACCGAATATTGTGTTGTTTTTATCTGAACATTTAAATGCAATAACCGATTTTATTTTTAATTTATCCGTCCCTGTTTTATATACAGGAGCAACACTTGGTATCATTGTAGTCTATGTTATTTCTTGGGGGATTACCAATATCATTTACCAACGAAAAGCGTTCTAA
- a CDS encoding glutaminase, with protein sequence MEVGQQSTQIRFDNHEHFHKIQTWVQDSRPYANLGKCANYIPALERANPSQLGICIIGSNGTMVKTGDFDTAFTLQSISKVIGFIAACIDYGISYVLERVDVEPTGDAFNSIIRLEVHKPGRPFNPMINAGAITVASLLGGRNPVEKVESICLLIERIVGRRPTINEEVFHSEWQTAHRNRALAYYLKEMGFLDCSVEEAIEVYLKQCSIEVTTEDVAMIGLVLANDGYHPIRKEQIFSKEVARLTKALMVTCGMYNASGKFAASVGIPAKSGVSGGILAAIPPRGRSDDSPFMDGCGIGIYGPAIDEFGNSVAGVMLLQQISREWDFNIF encoded by the coding sequence ATGGAAGTTGGACAGCAAAGTACACAAATTAGATTTGATAATCATGAACATTTCCACAAAATACAAACATGGGTACAAGATAGCAGACCTTATGCGAACTTAGGGAAATGTGCAAACTATATACCAGCTTTAGAAAGAGCGAATCCTTCACAGCTAGGTATTTGTATCATTGGTTCAAATGGTACGATGGTAAAGACAGGTGATTTTGATACCGCTTTTACCTTACAAAGTATATCGAAGGTAATTGGCTTTATAGCTGCATGTATAGATTATGGTATTTCTTATGTGTTAGAAAGGGTGGACGTCGAACCAACCGGGGATGCTTTTAACTCGATTATTCGTCTAGAAGTTCATAAACCTGGAAGACCTTTCAATCCGATGATAAATGCTGGAGCAATCACTGTTGCATCATTACTAGGTGGACGAAATCCTGTTGAAAAAGTAGAATCTATATGCCTATTAATAGAAAGAATCGTAGGGAGACGTCCAACTATCAATGAGGAAGTGTTTCATTCTGAGTGGCAAACGGCTCATCGAAATCGAGCTTTAGCTTACTATTTAAAAGAGATGGGATTCTTAGATTGTTCTGTAGAAGAAGCTATAGAGGTATACTTAAAGCAATGTTCAATTGAAGTAACTACAGAAGATGTAGCCATGATTGGCTTAGTCCTTGCAAATGACGGATATCATCCTATCCGTAAGGAGCAAATCTTCTCTAAGGAAGTGGCCAGATTAACAAAAGCGTTGATGGTAACATGTGGTATGTACAATGCTTCCGGTAAATTTGCTGCATCTGTAGGTATTCCTGCAAAAAGTGGTGTATCGGGAGGAATATTGGCAGCAATTCCTCCGCGAGGTAGATCCGATGATTCCCCATTTATGGATGGCTGTGGAATAGGGATTTATGGTCCTGCCATTGATGAATTTGGAAATAGTGTTGCAGGTGTTATGCTGTTACAGCAAATCTCTAGAGAATGGGATTTTAATATTTTTTAA
- a CDS encoding metal-sensitive transcriptional regulator, which yields MENLVEELSGHTEVVTSCRKSHHPERVKKDLTTRLNRIEGQIRGIKGMIDKDVYCDDVITQLSATQSALNSVAKILLEGHLKGCVVDRLSEGDEEVLDELVVTIQKLMKK from the coding sequence ATGGAAAACTTAGTGGAAGAGCTATCTGGCCATACAGAGGTTGTTACATCTTGTCGAAAAAGTCATCACCCAGAGCGTGTGAAAAAGGATTTAACAACAAGATTAAATCGGATTGAAGGGCAAATTCGAGGTATAAAAGGAATGATAGACAAAGATGTTTACTGTGACGATGTAATCACACAACTGTCTGCGACACAATCTGCTTTAAACAGTGTAGCTAAAATCCTTTTGGAAGGTCATCTAAAAGGTTGTGTGGTAGATCGCCTTTCAGAAGGTGATGAAGAGGTATTGGACGAATTAGTTGTGACGATTCAGAAGCTAATGAAAAAATAA
- the copZ gene encoding copper chaperone CopZ produces MKNITLEVQGMSCGHCVNAIEGSVGQLAGVEQVNVNLADAQVNVVFNEEKVSLDKINETIEDKGYEIV; encoded by the coding sequence ATGAAAAATATAACATTAGAGGTACAGGGAATGTCATGTGGTCACTGTGTAAATGCTATTGAAGGAAGCGTTGGCCAATTAGCAGGTGTAGAACAAGTAAATGTAAACTTAGCGGATGCTCAAGTAAATGTAGTATTCAATGAAGAAAAAGTATCACTTGATAAAATTAATGAAACAATTGAAGATAAAGGTTATGAGATAGTATAA